A DNA window from Desulfovibrionales bacterium contains the following coding sequences:
- a CDS encoding polyprenyl synthetase family protein: MNGNHFLSLVKDDLQRIEVAIAHNLSSHVPFISNVSRYILFSGGKRIRPLLMILSARMCDCHGDHKFDLSAIFEYLHAATLLHDDVVDNAEIRRGKAPAKDVYGNQAVILVGDFLYSKSLFISALQGNIRIMEALLKATTLMAEGEVLQLLNAENLEITEDEYMQVIHRKTAVLMAAACEVGAILGNVPAEKEEAMRSYGENLGIAFQLTDDVLDYTADIKEFGKKVGNDLCEGKVTLPLISALDKSTKADHDKLRKLFMQEHISQDDFITARGLIEKYGGFDYAYARAQKSIERARDSLSVFPPSPTKDILLGLADYIITRRK, translated from the coding sequence GTGAACGGTAACCATTTCTTATCCCTGGTAAAAGATGATCTCCAACGTATTGAAGTGGCTATAGCCCATAATCTGTCCTCCCATGTACCGTTTATCTCGAACGTCAGCCGCTATATATTATTTAGCGGGGGCAAGCGCATTCGTCCGCTCCTGATGATCCTATCAGCCCGGATGTGCGACTGTCACGGTGACCATAAGTTTGACCTGTCCGCCATTTTTGAATATCTCCATGCGGCCACACTATTACACGACGATGTGGTGGATAATGCGGAAATCCGCAGGGGAAAGGCCCCGGCCAAAGATGTTTATGGGAATCAAGCGGTTATCCTGGTAGGCGACTTCCTTTATTCAAAATCCCTGTTCATTTCTGCCCTCCAGGGCAATATCCGCATCATGGAGGCCCTCTTAAAGGCCACCACCCTCATGGCCGAGGGAGAAGTCCTGCAATTACTCAACGCCGAAAACCTTGAAATTACCGAAGATGAATACATGCAGGTTATACATCGCAAGACGGCTGTTCTCATGGCCGCCGCCTGTGAAGTAGGCGCCATCCTAGGCAATGTGCCTGCTGAAAAAGAAGAGGCCATGCGTTCCTATGGTGAAAATCTGGGGATAGCCTTCCAGTTGACCGACGATGTCCTGGACTATACGGCAGACATAAAGGAGTTTGGCAAAAAAGTGGGAAATGATCTGTGTGAGGGCAAGGTCACCCTGCCTCTTATCTCTGCCCTAGATAAGAGCACAAAGGCCGACCATGATAAGCTGAGAAAGCTGTTCATGCAGGAGCACATCAGTCAGGATGATTTCATCACCGCACGAGGACTGATTGAAAAATATGGCGGTTTTGACTATGCTTATGCCCGGGCACAGAAATCGATCGAAAGGGCAAGGGATAGCCTCTCCGTCTTCCCTCCCTCCCCGACCAAGGATATACTTCTGGGACTGGCTGATTACATAATTACCCGCCGCAAGTAA
- the fdnG gene encoding formate dehydrogenase-N subunit alpha — translation MKISRRNFIKASGVAAAGLGLSQLGFDLSPIESYAAELKIKGAKETTHVCCYCSVGCGQISHVSEGKLINFEGDPDHPINEGALCAKGAASYQIAVNENRLKKVRYRAPYSAKWKEVNWDWALEKIARNIKRDRDASFTEKNAEGKVVNRTNRIASVGSAALDNEECWLYSKFLRSLGLVYIEHQARIUHSATVAALAESFGRGAMTNHYIDFRNADVILNMGSNVCENHPVSYKWIKAAQDKGAVFIHVDPRFTRTSTKADIYVRLRSGTDIAFLGGMIKYILDNNLYDEFYVKGYTNASFIVTPKYSFNDGLFSGYDPNKRAYDASTWALEKDENGIPKRDLTLQDPGCVFQLLKKHYSRYTLEKVSQITGTPAKDLEKVYKVYGSTGAPDKAGTELYAMGWTQHTVGVQNIRAMSMIQTLLGNMGIAGGGVNALRGESNVQGSTDQALLYHIIPGYLPNPRAQWATLADYNKTTPSSKDPRSVNWWKNRPKYVASLLKSYYGDKAVKENDFGYAWLPKLDPTQDASWLNLFDEMYKGVFSGFLAWGMNPACSGANAGKVRQALSKLDWMVNVNVFDSETGSFWQGPGMNPKKIKTEVFQLPCAAFLEKEGSISNSGRWMQWRYKAVNPPGEAMPDGDIIYELFKKVRSLYEKEKGAFPAPILSLKWDYETNGHFDIHKVAKEINGYFLEDIPEHPVDKKAYKKGTLVPSFVFLLDDGRTSCGNWIYSASYTEAGNMAARRKKSDPTGLGLYPEWSWTWPVNRRIIYNRASVDLEGNPRDPKRPLLKWDMEAKKWLGDVPDGPAPPMGANGIYPFIMKPDGVASVFGPGLKDGPFPEHYEPLECPVERNLMSGQRINPAIKIYAGDLDKFATCDPKYPLVCSTYRVPEHWQTGVLTRWLPWLIEAEPQMFCEMSYELAELKGIQNGEPVVVETQRGSVEAVAIVTHRLKPFQIADQTVHQIGIPWHFGWRWPESKDFSRGGDSANLLTPTVGDPNTMIPESKAFMANVRKATRKARR, via the coding sequence GTGAAAATCTCACGTCGTAACTTTATCAAGGCCTCCGGCGTGGCCGCAGCAGGGCTGGGACTGAGCCAGCTCGGCTTTGACCTCTCCCCGATAGAGAGTTATGCGGCTGAACTCAAGATCAAAGGCGCCAAGGAAACCACCCATGTCTGTTGCTATTGTTCGGTGGGCTGCGGCCAGATCTCCCATGTATCAGAGGGAAAGTTAATCAACTTTGAGGGAGACCCTGACCATCCCATCAATGAAGGGGCCCTGTGCGCTAAGGGGGCGGCAAGTTATCAGATTGCCGTCAACGAAAATCGTCTAAAAAAGGTACGTTATCGCGCCCCATACAGCGCCAAGTGGAAAGAGGTGAACTGGGATTGGGCCCTGGAAAAGATAGCCAGGAACATTAAAAGAGACCGAGACGCCAGTTTTACAGAGAAGAATGCCGAAGGGAAGGTGGTCAACCGAACCAACCGCATTGCCTCGGTGGGTAGCGCTGCCCTGGACAACGAGGAATGTTGGCTGTATTCGAAGTTCCTCCGGTCTCTGGGGCTGGTTTATATCGAGCACCAGGCCCGTATCTGACACAGCGCCACTGTGGCGGCTCTGGCAGAGTCGTTCGGACGCGGTGCTATGACGAACCACTATATAGATTTCAGAAATGCCGATGTCATCTTAAACATGGGCAGTAATGTCTGCGAAAATCACCCTGTGTCTTACAAATGGATAAAGGCAGCTCAGGATAAGGGGGCGGTATTTATCCATGTTGATCCCCGTTTCACCCGCACTTCGACCAAGGCCGATATCTACGTCCGGCTCCGTTCAGGAACGGATATCGCCTTTTTGGGCGGCATGATCAAGTACATCCTGGATAATAATCTTTACGATGAATTTTACGTCAAAGGTTATACTAACGCCTCTTTTATCGTTACCCCGAAATACAGTTTTAATGACGGTCTGTTCTCAGGCTATGATCCGAACAAGAGGGCCTATGATGCATCAACCTGGGCCTTAGAAAAAGATGAAAATGGGATTCCGAAAAGAGACCTGACCTTACAAGATCCCGGATGTGTCTTCCAGCTTCTGAAGAAACATTATTCCCGTTACACATTGGAGAAGGTCTCTCAGATCACCGGAACCCCTGCCAAGGACTTGGAAAAAGTTTATAAGGTCTATGGTTCTACCGGCGCTCCTGATAAGGCGGGTACAGAATTATACGCCATGGGTTGGACTCAACACACGGTGGGTGTACAGAACATCCGGGCGATGTCCATGATCCAAACCCTTCTCGGAAATATGGGAATTGCAGGCGGCGGGGTCAATGCCCTGCGCGGAGAGTCCAACGTCCAAGGTTCAACCGATCAGGCCCTGCTTTATCATATCATACCCGGGTATTTGCCGAACCCACGGGCTCAGTGGGCGACGCTCGCCGATTATAACAAGACTACGCCTTCTTCCAAAGATCCCCGGAGCGTCAACTGGTGGAAAAACCGGCCCAAGTATGTGGCCAGCCTTTTAAAGTCCTATTATGGGGATAAGGCCGTCAAAGAAAATGATTTCGGATATGCGTGGCTTCCCAAACTGGATCCCACTCAGGATGCCTCATGGCTAAATCTCTTTGACGAGATGTATAAGGGGGTCTTTAGTGGCTTTCTTGCCTGGGGCATGAACCCGGCCTGTTCAGGCGCCAATGCCGGCAAGGTCCGACAGGCCCTGTCCAAACTGGACTGGATGGTCAATGTCAACGTCTTTGATAGTGAGACAGGGTCCTTCTGGCAGGGGCCGGGGATGAACCCCAAAAAGATCAAGACAGAGGTGTTCCAGTTGCCCTGTGCTGCTTTCCTGGAAAAGGAAGGCAGCATCAGTAACAGCGGCCGGTGGATGCAATGGCGCTATAAGGCCGTTAATCCTCCGGGGGAGGCAATGCCGGATGGGGATATCATTTATGAACTCTTTAAAAAGGTCCGGAGTCTGTATGAGAAAGAAAAGGGCGCCTTCCCCGCACCAATCCTGAGTTTGAAATGGGATTATGAAACTAACGGACATTTTGATATCCATAAGGTAGCCAAAGAAATCAACGGGTATTTTCTGGAAGACATACCGGAACATCCGGTGGACAAGAAGGCTTACAAAAAGGGGACCTTGGTGCCAAGCTTTGTCTTTCTGCTGGATGACGGTCGGACATCATGCGGCAATTGGATCTATTCCGCCAGTTACACCGAGGCCGGCAACATGGCTGCGCGCAGGAAAAAATCTGATCCCACCGGGTTAGGACTATATCCGGAATGGAGCTGGACCTGGCCGGTCAACCGGAGGATCATATACAACCGCGCCTCAGTGGATCTGGAGGGAAATCCGCGTGATCCCAAACGGCCGTTACTTAAGTGGGATATGGAGGCCAAGAAGTGGCTCGGTGACGTACCGGATGGTCCGGCGCCTCCTATGGGCGCCAACGGCATATATCCCTTTATCATGAAACCCGATGGAGTGGCTTCTGTCTTCGGACCGGGATTAAAGGATGGGCCATTCCCTGAGCATTATGAGCCGCTGGAATGCCCGGTTGAGCGGAACCTGATGTCCGGCCAGCGCATTAACCCGGCTATTAAGATTTATGCGGGAGATTTGGATAAGTTTGCCACTTGCGATCCTAAATACCCGTTGGTCTGCAGCACTTACCGGGTTCCGGAGCACTGGCAGACGGGTGTGCTGACCCGGTGGCTTCCTTGGCTTATTGAAGCCGAGCCGCAGATGTTCTGCGAAATGAGTTATGAGCTGGCGGAGCTTAAGGGTATCCAAAATGGAGAGCCGGTGGTCGTGGAGACGCAGAGAGGCAGTGTAGAGGCGGTGGCTATCGTAACCCACCGTCTTAAACCCTTCCAGATCGCGGACCAGACTGTACACCAGATAGGCATTCCCTGGCATTTTGGCTGGAGATGGCCGGAGAGTAAGGACTTCTCACGGGGGGGAGACAGCGCTAACCTGTTGACTCCCACGGTAGGCGATCCCAATACCATGATTCCGGAATCCAAGGCCTTCATGGCTAACGTCCGCAAGGCAACAAGAAAGGCGAGGAGGTGA
- a CDS encoding formate dehydrogenase — MAGKSFFIDTSLCTACRGCQVACKQWNKNKAEVTTQRNWGNHQNPPDFTSNTFKLVRFNELEEGGTVKWYFFPDQCRHCIDAPCMEMAQGLGSKAITRDAATGAVLFNPKIKVSKTDFEEIRSACPYDVPRRNEKAGTMAKCTMCIDRVTNGLLPACVKTCPSGAMNFGDRDKMLALANKRLEEVKKRYPKAQLLNADDVRTIFLVVDDPVKYHKFAAASDTFGVTRLAAIKKMIRPLTNLANWPG; from the coding sequence ATGGCTGGTAAATCATTTTTCATAGATACAAGTTTATGTACGGCCTGCCGGGGCTGCCAGGTAGCCTGCAAGCAGTGGAATAAAAATAAGGCAGAGGTGACTACCCAGCGAAACTGGGGCAATCATCAGAACCCGCCGGATTTCACCTCTAATACCTTTAAACTGGTGCGGTTCAATGAGTTGGAAGAGGGTGGCACGGTAAAATGGTATTTCTTTCCTGACCAGTGCAGGCATTGTATTGATGCGCCCTGTATGGAAATGGCCCAGGGGCTTGGGTCCAAGGCTATTACCCGGGATGCGGCTACCGGCGCTGTCTTGTTTAACCCTAAAATAAAGGTCAGCAAGACTGATTTCGAGGAGATCCGGTCGGCCTGTCCCTATGACGTCCCGCGCCGGAATGAAAAGGCTGGGACTATGGCCAAATGCACTATGTGTATCGACCGTGTCACCAACGGCCTGTTGCCTGCCTGCGTCAAGACCTGTCCATCCGGCGCCATGAATTTCGGGGATCGGGACAAGATGCTGGCTTTAGCCAATAAGAGGCTGGAAGAAGTTAAGAAAAGGTATCCCAAAGCGCAACTCCTTAATGCGGATGATGTGCGGACTATCTTTTTGGTAGTTGATGATCCTGTAAAATATCACAAATTCGCCGCGGCGAGCGACACCTTTGGTGTCACCAGGCTGGCAGCCATCAAGAAAATGATACGGCCTCTGACCAATCTGGCGAATTGGCCGGGTTAA